From the Oleiphilus messinensis genome, one window contains:
- a CDS encoding EAL domain-containing protein has product MALSDVVQSVIRFRQSEPRRTTAWRAETELTPFFQPIIDISKGCVAGYEALARKRDANGQYVSAGALFCNPTIDKEHILALDRQVRRKAMEKARDMPADCFLAVNISPEWMRLVSQHGALPTINMAEELGINPAQVLVEFTESKGDERVLEACAKRYRAAGMRIAIDDFGAGYSQLDRIIAMEPDLIKLDMRLFKKAMQGGVTNEVVQSVAYLAERTGSQIICEGVETEEEFFFAMECGARFIQGFLFHPALPEFLDPYEPQSKVGLLLDRFVNHKIDEEELHVNYLKGMESLASRLKQTVLKDERFFEHLPDAPDGFLRFYLCDYSGVQISPNYEWQGLSRRSGMWMANYESQGHNWAFRPYFYQMLATERLTHREMVYSRPYQDRATGAMCQTVGCHLDFERILFLDIRYPMPG; this is encoded by the coding sequence ATGGCTCTGAGTGATGTAGTACAGAGTGTTATTCGATTTCGTCAATCTGAGCCTCGCAGGACAACTGCGTGGCGGGCCGAGACTGAATTGACCCCGTTCTTCCAACCGATAATCGATATCAGCAAGGGCTGTGTTGCCGGCTACGAGGCGCTGGCGCGTAAACGGGATGCCAACGGTCAGTACGTGTCTGCAGGGGCATTGTTCTGTAATCCGACGATTGATAAAGAGCACATTCTGGCTCTGGACCGTCAGGTCCGCCGCAAAGCCATGGAAAAAGCACGGGATATGCCGGCCGATTGTTTTTTGGCGGTGAACATTTCCCCAGAGTGGATGCGCTTAGTGAGCCAACATGGTGCACTGCCGACCATTAATATGGCAGAGGAGCTGGGAATTAACCCTGCTCAGGTATTAGTGGAGTTTACGGAGTCAAAAGGTGATGAGCGGGTTTTGGAAGCCTGTGCCAAACGCTATCGTGCCGCTGGCATGCGTATCGCCATCGACGACTTTGGTGCCGGTTATTCCCAGCTGGATCGTATTATCGCCATGGAACCGGATCTGATCAAACTGGACATGCGCCTGTTTAAAAAGGCGATGCAAGGTGGCGTGACCAATGAAGTTGTGCAGTCTGTTGCCTATCTGGCGGAACGTACGGGTAGCCAGATTATTTGTGAAGGGGTTGAAACCGAAGAAGAGTTTTTCTTCGCGATGGAGTGTGGGGCTCGTTTTATCCAGGGGTTCCTGTTTCACCCTGCGTTGCCCGAGTTCCTTGATCCGTACGAGCCTCAATCCAAAGTGGGGTTATTGCTGGACCGTTTTGTAAATCACAAGATTGATGAAGAAGAGCTGCACGTCAATTATCTCAAAGGTATGGAGTCTTTGGCCTCCCGGTTAAAGCAAACCGTCTTGAAGGATGAGCGGTTCTTCGAGCACTTGCCGGATGCGCCTGATGGCTTTTTGCGGTTCTATCTGTGCGATTATTCCGGTGTGCAAATTTCCCCGAATTATGAGTGGCAAGGCTTGTCCCGCCGCTCCGGCATGTGGATGGCAAACTATGAAAGCCAGGGCCACAATTGGGCGTTTCGTCCTTACTTCTATCAAATGTTGGCGACCGAGCGGCTGACCCACCGTGAAATGGTGTACTCCCGTCCCTATCAAGACCGTGCTACCGGAGCTATGTGCCAAACTGTGGGGTGCCATCTTGATTTCGAACGCATCCTGTTTCTGGATATCCGCTACCCGATGCCAGGCTGA
- a CDS encoding SMI1/KNR4 family protein — protein MNLEITDSYPSISDDDILALEQDLNIKLPTEYKEFLKCYNGGSPSLQDYKLDGELFDDIGWFFGIRDYPSGQDIKTENEEVADRLLNHYLAIGGSYGGNLICISLKKSDYGSIYRWDHETANYDGDPWEDNMTKISKNLKEFLSNLYAE, from the coding sequence ATGAATTTAGAAATTACAGATAGTTATCCATCCATATCAGACGACGATATATTAGCGTTGGAGCAAGATTTAAATATTAAGCTCCCAACGGAATACAAAGAATTTCTGAAATGCTACAACGGTGGTTCACCATCATTACAGGACTATAAACTCGACGGTGAATTATTTGATGATATTGGATGGTTTTTTGGTATTAGAGACTATCCGTCAGGGCAGGATATAAAAACCGAAAATGAAGAAGTAGCGGATCGGTTGCTAAACCATTACCTTGCTATAGGTGGTTCCTATGGTGGTAACTTGATATGCATTAGCTTAAAGAAAAGTGATTATGGTTCGATCTATCGCTGGGATCACGAAACGGCCAACTATGATGGGGATCCGTGGGAAGACAATATGACAAAGATATCCAAAAACCTGAAAGAGTTTTTAAGTAATTTGTATGCAGAGTAA
- a CDS encoding BaiN/RdsA family NAD(P)/FAD-dependent oxidoreductase — MQDQVDVVVIGAGAAGLMCAITAGYRGRSVRILDHANKPGKKILMSGGGKCNFTHLNSTPANFLSDNPAYCISALKRYTPHDFLEWVDRHGIGYYEKTPGQLFCATSSKDILQMLLTEAEWAGVDIAMNTQIKAVEETDTGYQLHTSSGIVSCASLVVATGGLSIPTLGASPFGYQLAEQFGLQIRPTRAGLVPFTLQPDLLERFAPLSGVSCPIEVSHHSQLFREPMLFTHRGVSGPAMLQISSFWHPGEALRVNLLPELDLVAVLKQQRHESPKKKLETILSQHLPKRLAQILCEWHAWPEILQQCSNETFESITESIQQWALKPNGTEGYRTAEVTLGGVDTRQLSSKTMAVEGRENLFFIGEVVDITGHLGGHNFQWAWASGFCAGQYV; from the coding sequence ATGCAGGATCAAGTCGACGTTGTGGTCATCGGGGCCGGAGCCGCAGGGTTAATGTGTGCCATTACGGCCGGGTATCGGGGGCGGAGCGTCCGTATTCTGGATCATGCGAACAAGCCGGGCAAAAAAATCCTGATGTCCGGTGGCGGCAAATGCAACTTTACCCACCTGAATTCCACCCCGGCCAATTTTCTATCGGATAACCCGGCATACTGTATTTCAGCACTCAAGCGCTATACTCCGCACGATTTTCTGGAGTGGGTTGACCGGCACGGCATTGGTTATTACGAGAAAACACCAGGACAATTATTTTGTGCGACCAGCAGCAAGGATATCCTGCAAATGCTTCTGACCGAAGCCGAGTGGGCTGGTGTGGACATTGCAATGAATACCCAAATCAAGGCGGTCGAGGAAACGGACACCGGGTATCAGCTGCACACCTCCAGTGGGATTGTCAGCTGTGCCTCATTGGTGGTGGCAACCGGTGGCCTGTCGATTCCAACCCTGGGCGCAAGCCCCTTTGGCTATCAACTGGCGGAGCAATTCGGCCTACAGATCCGGCCTACGCGGGCGGGTTTGGTACCTTTCACCCTGCAGCCGGATTTACTGGAACGGTTTGCACCGTTGTCCGGTGTCAGCTGCCCAATTGAGGTCAGCCACCACAGCCAGCTATTTCGTGAACCTATGCTATTCACCCATCGCGGCGTTAGCGGCCCGGCCATGCTCCAAATCTCGAGCTTTTGGCATCCGGGCGAGGCATTAAGGGTGAACCTGTTACCCGAACTGGATTTAGTGGCGGTGTTAAAACAACAGCGCCATGAATCGCCCAAGAAAAAGCTGGAAACCATCCTGTCCCAACACCTGCCAAAACGACTTGCGCAGATCCTGTGCGAATGGCATGCCTGGCCCGAAATACTCCAGCAATGTTCCAACGAAACCTTCGAAAGCATCACCGAAAGTATCCAGCAATGGGCACTCAAACCCAACGGCACCGAAGGCTATCGCACCGCCGAAGTCACCCTCGGCGGCGTCGACACCCGTCAACTCTCCTCAAAAACCATGGCCGTAGAAGGTCGCGAAAACCTCTTCTTCATCGGCGAAGTCGTCGACATAACCGGACACCTCGGAGGCCACAACTTCCAATGGGCCTGGGCATCCGGATTTTGTGCCGGGCAGTATGTTTAG